In one Caldicellulosiruptoraceae bacterium PP1 genomic region, the following are encoded:
- a CDS encoding DUF1638 domain-containing protein, protein MRIAIIACKVFFRELSLIASMSDNLVDIFFLKQQLHDTPKILYNTLDETIKSIENSHEKYDAIALAYGLCSNGTVGISSKYKLVVPKVHDCISLLLGSKDKYDYHFNNNEGTYWLSTGWVERSTLLLDETIKNKYEEYIELYGEDNANYIIKELLGFLHNYKYCSYISWDEFKSIDSKFIELSKEFARFYNLEFNIVKGNSSYLFDLVNSNWDEERFLIVEPNKCIQPSYDKEVIKYI, encoded by the coding sequence TGCATGTAAAGTTTTCTTTAGAGAATTAAGTTTAATTGCTTCAATGTCAGATAATCTTGTGGATATATTTTTCTTGAAGCAGCAATTGCATGATACACCAAAAATACTCTATAATACGCTTGATGAAACTATAAAAAGTATTGAGAATTCACACGAAAAATATGATGCTATTGCTTTAGCATACGGGCTATGTTCAAATGGAACAGTTGGTATTTCCTCAAAATACAAATTAGTTGTTCCAAAGGTTCATGATTGTATCTCTCTTTTGTTAGGTTCTAAAGATAAATATGATTATCACTTTAATAATAATGAAGGGACATATTGGCTTTCTACTGGATGGGTTGAACGATCAACACTTTTATTAGATGAAACCATTAAAAACAAATATGAGGAGTACATAGAACTTTATGGGGAAGATAATGCAAACTATATAATAAAAGAGCTTTTAGGTTTCTTGCATAATTATAAATATTGCTCATATATATCTTGGGATGAATTTAAGAGCATAGATAGTAAGTTTATAGAATTATCAAAAGAGTTTGCACGATTTTATAACCTTGAATTTAATATAGTTAAGGGTAATTCAAGTTATTTATTTGATTTGGTAAATTCAAACTGGGATGAGGAAAGATTTTTGATTGTTGAACCAAATAAATGTATTCAGCCATCTTATGATAAAGAAGTAATAAAATATATTTAA
- a CDS encoding histidinol-phosphatase HisJ family protein, with translation MFDYHVHSNFSSDSKMSMEEAIISAISKGIKEIAFTDHVDLLYPPVSYTIIEIDYDKYVDIFSQLKEKYKDDISIKLGVEVGIQPHSITKSKELIDKYPFDFIIASTHAVEFKDLCEGDFFVNKSKDEAYRIYFEDILNIVNNFNDFCVYGHLDIVKRYGNYEDKSLDVVKYIDIIDEIFKKIIEKEKGIEINTSGFRYNLNSTHPQIDIIKRYKELGGEIITLGSDSHFKEHIGYKFDYVLDLLKSLGFRYITRFDKRIPIYEKI, from the coding sequence TTGTTTGATTATCATGTCCACTCGAACTTTTCAAGTGATTCAAAAATGTCTATGGAAGAGGCTATTATTTCAGCTATAAGCAAAGGTATTAAAGAGATAGCATTTACAGATCATGTTGATTTATTATATCCTCCTGTTAGTTATACAATAATTGAAATAGATTACGATAAATATGTTGATATTTTTAGTCAATTAAAAGAAAAATACAAAGATGATATATCAATAAAATTAGGAGTGGAAGTTGGCATACAACCTCATTCAATTACAAAAAGCAAAGAGCTAATTGATAAATATCCCTTCGATTTTATTATTGCTTCAACACATGCAGTGGAATTCAAGGACCTTTGTGAGGGAGATTTCTTTGTAAATAAATCAAAGGATGAAGCTTACAGGATATATTTTGAGGATATTTTAAATATTGTTAATAATTTTAATGATTTTTGTGTTTATGGCCATTTAGATATTGTAAAAAGATATGGTAACTATGAAGATAAGTCCCTTGATGTTGTAAAATATATTGATATTATTGATGAGATATTCAAAAAGATTATTGAAAAAGAAAAAGGTATTGAAATAAATACATCTGGTTTTAGATACAATTTAAATTCTACTCATCCTCAAATAGATATTATTAAAAGATACAAAGAATTAGGTGGAGAAATTATTACATTAGGTTCAGATTCTCATTTTAAAGAACATATAGGTTATAAATTTGATTATGTATTAGATTTATTAAAATCTTTAGGTTTTAGGTATATCACAAGATTTGATAAAAGAATACCTATATATGAAAAAATCTAA
- the mnmA gene encoding tRNA 2-thiouridine(34) synthase MnmA: MKKKVLVAMSGGVDSSVAAAILLEKGYEVYGATMQIWEPICDIDAVKEGGCCSLHAVEDARRVANILGIPYYVFNMREEFKNTVIDYFVDEYMKGKTPNPCIMCNRKIKFESFLKKAEMLGMDFIATGHYARIEYDENLNRFLLKKSVADKKDQTYALYNMTQYVLSKTLYPLGDFNKEQTREIAEKYNLPVAKKADSQEICFVSDDDYGRFIEDATNFKEEGKYLSIDGRILGRSKSYFHYTIGQRKGLGISQGKRMYVVDINPKENVVVLGDEEHIFKDTLIARDLNFIPFDKLERPIEVNAKIRYSAKEAKAIISPIDEKSIMVKFEQKQRAITPGQSVVFYDGDIVVGGGVIEKII; the protein is encoded by the coding sequence TGAAAAAAAAGGTTTTGGTTGCTATGAGCGGTGGCGTAGACAGTTCTGTTGCTGCCGCTATTTTGCTTGAAAAAGGGTATGAGGTATATGGTGCAACAATGCAAATATGGGAACCAATTTGTGACATAGATGCAGTAAAAGAAGGTGGTTGCTGCTCATTGCATGCTGTTGAAGATGCAAGAAGAGTAGCAAACATATTAGGGATACCCTACTATGTATTTAACATGAGAGAAGAATTTAAAAATACTGTTATTGACTATTTTGTAGATGAATATATGAAAGGCAAGACTCCGAATCCTTGTATCATGTGTAATAGAAAGATTAAATTTGAGTCATTTTTAAAAAAAGCTGAAATGCTTGGAATGGACTTTATTGCAACTGGACACTATGCAAGGATTGAATATGATGAGAATTTAAATAGATTTCTTTTAAAAAAGTCGGTTGCTGATAAAAAAGACCAGACTTATGCTCTTTATAATATGACTCAATATGTTCTTTCAAAAACTTTATATCCACTCGGCGATTTTAATAAAGAACAAACACGTGAAATAGCAGAGAAATATAATCTTCCAGTTGCTAAAAAGGCTGATTCACAAGAGATATGCTTTGTATCTGATGATGACTATGGCAGATTTATAGAAGATGCAACAAATTTTAAAGAAGAAGGTAAATATCTTTCTATTGATGGGAGAATATTAGGTAGAAGTAAGAGCTATTTTCATTATACAATTGGACAAAGAAAAGGACTTGGTATCTCACAAGGCAAGAGAATGTATGTTGTTGATATAAATCCAAAAGAGAATGTAGTAGTTTTAGGTGATGAAGAGCACATTTTCAAAGATACTCTTATTGCAAGAGATTTAAATTTTATACCATTTGATAAACTTGAAAGACCAATCGAAGTTAATGCTAAAATAAGATATTCTGCAAAAGAGGCAAAGGCTATAATCTCACCTATTGATGAAAAAAGCATTATGGTAAAGTTTGAACAAAAGCAAAGAGCAATCACTCCAGGACAATCAGTTGTATTTTATGATGGTGATATAGTTGTTGGAGGAGGAGTAATAGAAAAGATAATCTAA